Within Paenibacillus sabinae T27, the genomic segment TTGAGCTATATCGGCGACGCTTCTGTCGGTAAGAATGTAAATGTAGGCTGCGGAGCGATCACTGTTAACTATGACGGATTCAATAAATCCATCACCGAAATCGGTGATGATGCCTTTATCGGCAGCAACGTCAACTTGATCGCTCCCGTTCAGGTCGGCAGAGGCGCTTATGTGGTGGCCGGCTCAACCATTACCCGGTCCGTCTCCGAGGGAGATCTGGCTATTGCCAGACAGCGCCAGGAGAACAAGCCGGGCTATGCGGATAAAATCCGGTCCCGCGCAAAGGCGAAAAAAGGCCAGTCCCATCCATCGTAAGTGCGTATAGCGCGCCGTCCGGACTGTTTTTTGGCGCGGCGCGTTTGGACAGCTAAATTCAATTGAACCATCACGGAGGGTTTAACTTTTATGGCTTATCTTGATTCCAAGTTAAAAATTTTCACCTGTAACTCCAATCCCAAGCTTGCTCACCAAATTGCCGATTACATTGGAATCCCAATGGGCGAATCGCATACGACAAGCTTCAGCGATGGAGAGATTCAGGTCAAGCTGTCGGAGAGCGTGCGCGGCTGCCACGTCTATATCGTTCAGTCCACCTGCGGACCGGTCAACGATAATCTAATGGAAATGCTTGTTATGATCGATGCGCTCAAGCGCGCCTCGGCCAAGAGCATTAACGTGGTGATTCCGTATTACGGCTATGCCCGTCAGGACCGGAAGGCCCGCTCGCGTGATCCGATCACGGCGAAGCTGGTAGCCGACCTGATCGAGCGCGCCGGCGCCCACCGCGTCATTACGATGGACCTGCACGCGATGCAGATTCAGGGCTTCTTCAACATCCCGGTCGATCACATGCTCGGCGTGCCGATTCTGGCCCATTATTTCCGCTCCAAGCAGATTCAGAACCCGGTAGTCGTATCTCCCGACCACGGCGGTGTGGTCCGCGCGAGAAAGCTTGCCGATTTTCTGAACGCCCCGCTGGCGATCATCGACAAGCGGCGTCCGGAGCCGAATGTCAGCGAGGTAATGAATATCATCGGTAATATCGAAGGGAAGACGGCGATCGTGATCGACGACATCATCGATACGGCCGGCACGATCGTATTGGGCGCGAATGCTCTGATGGAAGGCGGCGCCAAAGAGGTCTACGCCTGCTGTACGCATCCAGTGCTTTCCGGTCCGGCGCATGATCGGCTGGAGAACTCCCCGATTAAAGAGGTTGTCGTTACCGATTCGATTCCGATTCGCAGCGAGAATCCGACTTCCAAGCTGAAGGTGCTCTCCGTGGCTCCTCTGCTTGGCGAAGCCATTATCCGGGTTCATGAGGAACTGTCCATCAGCAAATTGTTCGAGATCGAATAATCCATACAAACGAAAGGGTTACACTTCCCGCTTCCGGGAAATGTAACCCTTGTCGGCTTGGACAGCCGGCGGCCCGGGTTCTGTGCCTTTCAGCGGCATTCAATAGCCCGGCCGGGAGATAAAGGTGAACAAATTGCGGTTGTAGAGCGTACCTTGAAGCTCCGCAAAGCTTGCGTCCACGGCGGTAATCACGCCGATGTCAACATGCACATCGCCACGGTACACCTCGACAGGTATGGCATATTGCAGATGATACTGGAAATGGCGGTGGAGCGTTAGAGGCTCACCCTGCTGCAGCATAATAACATCACCTGTCTTTGATATGGGATTGACGTTTTTAGGAACGCTTATGCTTCTATTGTACCAAGAAAGGGAAGGTTTACAAATGAAATGGATTGTCGGTTTGGGCAACCCCGGGCCGCAGTACGCCAAGACAAGGCATAATGTCGGTTTTATGGCTTTGGACGAGCTGGCACGCAGACATGGAATTGTCTTTAACCAGAATAAGTGCAAATCCGTGATCGGCGAAGGCGTTATTGGCGGAGTAAAGACCGTGCTGATTAAGCCGATGACGTACATGAACTTGTCGGGGGAAGCGGTTCGCGCCTATATGGATTACTATAAAGTTTCCCTGGACGACATGATTGTCGTATACGATGATCTGGATACTGAAGTCGGCAAAATACGGCTGCGGTATCAGGGAAGCGCCGGCGGGCATAACGGCATCAAGTCGATTATCCAGCATACGGGAACCCAAACGTTCAACAGGGTAAGGATGGGAATTTCGCGTCCCGAGCCCGGTTACGCGATTGTCGATTATGTGCTGGGCGCGTTCCCGAAGAAGGAAGG encodes:
- a CDS encoding ribose-phosphate diphosphokinase gives rise to the protein MAYLDSKLKIFTCNSNPKLAHQIADYIGIPMGESHTTSFSDGEIQVKLSESVRGCHVYIVQSTCGPVNDNLMEMLVMIDALKRASAKSINVVIPYYGYARQDRKARSRDPITAKLVADLIERAGAHRVITMDLHAMQIQGFFNIPVDHMLGVPILAHYFRSKQIQNPVVVSPDHGGVVRARKLADFLNAPLAIIDKRRPEPNVSEVMNIIGNIEGKTAIVIDDIIDTAGTIVLGANALMEGGAKEVYACCTHPVLSGPAHDRLENSPIKEVVVTDSIPIRSENPTSKLKVLSVAPLLGEAIIRVHEELSISKLFEIE
- the pth gene encoding aminoacyl-tRNA hydrolase, which translates into the protein MKWIVGLGNPGPQYAKTRHNVGFMALDELARRHGIVFNQNKCKSVIGEGVIGGVKTVLIKPMTYMNLSGEAVRAYMDYYKVSLDDMIVVYDDLDTEVGKIRLRYQGSAGGHNGIKSIIQHTGTQTFNRVRMGISRPEPGYAIVDYVLGAFPKKEGDRLSSMVDSTCDALEFSLDHTFEQTMAKFNG